The following DNA comes from Polyangiaceae bacterium.
TACGCGAGCGCCGTCCTGCGCAGTCGCGGCCCGTCGCCTTTGCCGTCGGCGCCACGCTGTTGCCGTTGCTATTCAGCGCCGGCTTCGCTCTCGCCTACTTCGCCCTGCCGATGCGCATCGGCATCTGGTGGTACGTCTACCCGCGGGAGGCCACCAGCGCGCTCTTGATGTTGCTGTTGTTGGTGCCGGACATGCCTCGCGCCTGGTACCTGCGCGCGCCGCTCGTGGCGCTGCCGTGTTTCGCACTGGGGCGCATCGGCTTCCTCGTGGCGCAGCAATACTATGAGTTCGAGGCGGCCACCCAGGACTTCCGTGCGATGGCGGCGCGCGTGCCCCCGCGTCCGAAGCTCATGTACCTGGTCTTCGATCACGCCGGGTCCAGCCGCCGCGTCACGCCTTTCATTCACTTGCCTGCCTGGATCCAGGCGGAGAAGGGCGGTGCCCTGTCATTCCACTTCAGCGGCTGGAATCACAGTCCCATCCGCTACCGCCGCGACAGCCCCGCAGTGCCACCGCCGGTGCCGGACCGGTGGGAATGGACTCCGCAGCGTTTTCGACTGGAGCAGCACGGAGCGTTCTTCGACACTTTTCTCGTGCGAAGCAGCGCGGACCCAAGCCATTTGTTTCGCGCCGACCCGCGCATCCACCCCGTCGCTCACCAAGACACCTGGTGGCTCTATCAGCGCGAGCCCGCGCAGCCATAGTGTGCGTCCTTGCGGTGACTGCCCTGGTCGCGCTTGCGCTCGTAGTACAGCACGCGCCGCGAACCCCAACCCTGGAATCCGTGCACCCAGTAGTCGCCCTCGGCGTGTTCCCCGCCGGTTTGGAACAGACGATAGTGCCGATTCAGCCGCGGCCAAAAGCTCGGTCCCAAGAAGCGCAGGTCCGCCTCGTGCAGCAGGATCAAGTCGTACTCCGCATCGTCGAGTCGTTGAAGGAGCCCCAGTTCCTGCTGTCGGCCTGCGGTGACGATGTCGCGCACGCTGGGCATGCGGTCGAGCAGTTCGTGTCGTCCTCCACGTGCGTAGCAGCTAGCGCCCCGTCCGAGCCATACGCGTTCGCCGCATCGCATGCGGGTCGCCGCATAGTCGCAAGTTGCGGCGGCTAGCTCGTAGTCACGCGCCGTGGGCACGTAGCGATGGTTGCGCCACAGCAGGGCTTGGCAGACCCACAACGCCACGCCACCGGCCGCGAGCCACCTTCGCGTGCTGCGCGCGAGGTCGTCTAGTAGCGCAGGGAGCGCCACGAGGCACAGCGCAAAGCCCAAGCTGGCGGTGTTGTTCGAGCCGCCCCGGGTCTTGAACAATGCCAATAGCGCCGCAGGCGCAAAGACGAGCACGACGGCGCCAGCTCGAAGCCACACGCGTCCATCGTCGCTGCGACGAAGCAGCGCGCGACCCAGACGTGCCACCGTCAGTACCAGCACCGGGGCAAACCAGGGCCCGACACCGGATGCCAGTCCGCGTACCCGGTGCCACTCGAAGGCATGCTGTCCGAGCAACACCACTCCCCACTGCCAAAAGTTGCGTCCGAGCAGCAGGTGAATGAGCGCGAGCCCGCCACACGCACCCAAGGCGAGATACAGCAAGCTCGCCCGTCGTTGCATTCGCGGCAGAGTCGTCACGGCAACGACGGCCAGCGTGACCAAGACCACCGCTCCCATGCTCTGCTTTCCAAGGAAGGCAAGGGTCGGCAGCAGCAACAACCCCGCGCCGCGCGCCGCGCTGCGCAGCCGCGGCATTGCCAAGGACAACCAAGCCGCGGCAGCCAGAAAAAGCGCTTCCAGGTTGCAGGGATGTAGCCCGTCGACGAGCGGATTCGAGTACACCGCGAGGGCAAAGCTCGGCGCGAGGACGAATCCCCGTAGCCGTCCTGAAAGCGGTGACCCTCGGGTCAGCTCCAATCCCAGCATCGTTGCCACTGCGACTGCGCTCAGGGCGATGCCATGCTCCACCAGCTTGTGCGCAGCAACCGACAGCTCCGCGCCGAAGGGCGCGAGCAAGGCGTAGTGCAACCAGATCTGACCCGGGGCATAGACGCTGGAGTTGGCGTCCGCGATCGGGCCATACAGGGCGCTTCCGGCTCGCAGCTTGAGCAGGCTGGTGAAGAAGAAGTCCTCGGACCAGAAGTTCAGATCCCAGGCGTAGTCGAGATGGAGTCGGGCCACCTGCAGGTGCCCTCCGACCAGCCACAGCAGCAGCGCCGTGAGGGCCCACAGCAGCGGCCGAAGCCACGAGAGCTGCGCCGAGCGGTGCATTCGTCGCCAGGCTACTCCAGATTGTCCTTCAAAAGCTGCTTTGCCCGGGAATGTGCCTCAGCGTACGCTCCCGCTCTCGATCGGAGATGCCTTGTGAAGTTGTACGGCTTCGACGAAGTAGGTGAAGGACTGGAGCTACTGCCCCTGGCGGCGCGCCGTGCTCTGGATGCGGCAGGCTTGAAGCTGGGTCGCGAGGCCTGGGCCGCGTTGCCCCTCGAGGCGCGCGAGGCGCTCGCGAGCGAGGGCAGTGCGCATGACGTGGACACCGCCCGCGTGCGCGATCTCTGCGCCGCTGCCAAACCCCAGACCGTAGCCGTCCGCACGGAACCCGCAGCCGACCGCGCCCCCGCCGAGGTCCTGAGCGCGTTGGGCGAAGCGCGTCCACTCCCGGCCGCGCTCTGGTCCAGCCTTTCCGCCTTGGATCGCTACGCCTTGAGCAAGGCGGCGGAACGCAGCACGCCGGAGCGGGTCGACGCGGCCTATCGCGAGATCGTCGGCGCCACGGTGCTGTCCACTCACCTCAGCCCACAAGGCACGGTGCGCATGGTGTCCGTCGGGCAAAAGGAACCCACGCTGCGTCGCGCTCAGGCAGAGAGCTTCGTCAGCCTGTCCAGCGCGGGTCTGCAGCGCTTGCGCGATGGCAACGCCAAGAAGGGCGACGTGCTGGCGACGGCGCGCATCGCGGGCATCCAGGCGGCGAAGCGCACCGCGGATTGGATCCCGCTCTGTCATTCCATCACGCTGACCCGCGTCGAAGTGGAGCTAGAACTGCAAGCGGAGTCCTCGCGCCTGCACATCGTCACGACCGCGGAAGCACTCGATCGCACCGGCGTGGAGATGGAGGCCCTGGTGGCCGCGTCCGCAGCGGCTTTGACGGTCTACGACATGCTCAAGGCTTACGATCGTGGCATGGAGCTCGGCCCCACTCGCCTGCTGGCCAAGAGCGGGGGCAGATCCGGAGACTATCGCCGATGAGCTTGTTCGACGTACGCGACGCACCCCTCTCCGTGGATGAGGTCACCGCCGCCGTTCGCCATCCAGGTAGCGGCGGCATCGCGCTTTTCCTCGGCGTCGTGCGCGACGAGAACGACGGTCGCCCCGTCGTGCGGTTGGAATACGAAGCCTACGCCTCGATGGCCATCAAGGAGATGACGCGCATCGGTGAGGGCATCGTCGCGGAGATCCCCGGTGCGCGGGTCAGTGCGGTGCATCGCGTGGGCAGCTTGGAGATCGGCGAC
Coding sequences within:
- the moaC gene encoding cyclic pyranopterin monophosphate synthase MoaC, which encodes MKLYGFDEVGEGLELLPLAARRALDAAGLKLGREAWAALPLEAREALASEGSAHDVDTARVRDLCAAAKPQTVAVRTEPAADRAPAEVLSALGEARPLPAALWSSLSALDRYALSKAAERSTPERVDAAYREIVGATVLSTHLSPQGTVRMVSVGQKEPTLRRAQAESFVSLSSAGLQRLRDGNAKKGDVLATARIAGIQAAKRTADWIPLCHSITLTRVEVELELQAESSRLHIVTTAEALDRTGVEMEALVAASAAALTVYDMLKAYDRGMELGPTRLLAKSGGRSGDYRR
- a CDS encoding molybdenum cofactor biosynthesis protein MoaE is translated as MSLFDVRDAPLSVDEVTAAVRHPGSGGIALFLGVVRDENDGRPVVRLEYEAYASMAIKEMTRIGEGIVAEIPGARVSAVHRVGSLEIGD